The genomic DNA TGCCCCTCCAACTCCAAATATTTATAAAactgatttatttatttcattaaaataaaattaaaatgttttttcttagaggaaaattatatttttttttttgaaggatctacaatttttttagaggaaggttatatttctttttctaactcaCACCAATTAGATTTTTGACGACTcaagatatattttttagaggACCAATCAAGTTATCTTGATGACTTAGGATATCCTACAAGttcatacattaaaaaaatacatgtgatAACCAACATTTTTTCATCAATCTATGTCTTAATCATCATTTTTCTAGATCAGCTCTTTCATTAATTTTATCTATgtcaattttattatattaattaataaagcattaaataaatttttcacccctataaaattaacaaatttcatTTTCCATCTCCATCAAACAAAATGACATGTTTTTAACTTgagatgaattaaaaataaaattttaaaagttatattGTTATAAACAtatctgtaaaaaaaatcatttaaaaatacatattaacttgcaaaaactaaaattgtGTGCAGAAAATTTTCAGAGGCAAATATGCTTTTTATGTGGACGAAAATATGAAATTAGAAAATTTTAAGGACAAAAGTTATTTAACCCATTCTTCTGAAACTTGGTTTCGTTATTCTGAgatataataattcaaagatTTGGGCATTCATACCGGAAGACATAGACTTCCAACTTTTCATGTAAGAACAGCTGAACAATTACACTAAGTTTACAAAAATTGGTGTTCCTATGTAGGACTAATCCTGTAAATGAGCGTTCCACGAATTAATCACATTCTCAAACAGTACATTTGACCCCTGGCTACCCAAAATATACAACACTATATACAAGTGTAGATCTCAATGCATATTTTCTTTGCACCCACTATAgtggggaaaaaaaaaaaattaaacaatttaaaGTAGTTTGGTACAAGGTAGCAGGTAACAGTGATGTGACCCTAGCAACTCCATGAAATGAACAACCTTCTAAAAAGTTTTACTTCTGAATCAGCCCTTCATAATTTACTTCCGATGCCTTCTCTTTTGATCAGCTCTTTGTCTCTTCTCATCATCCCATTCACGGTCATACAAGCTAACAATAATCAATTAAGGACACAGCAGGGCATCATTATTAATGGAAACTTCACATCAATtaaatccaataaaaaaacatgtgttTAAACTTTGGTAACACATCTGTTCAAGGAATTTAAATTAACTCTCTTTATaatcaccaaaaaataaaacttaactaTCCTTTTGGTGAAGAAAATGCATGCAATCCAGACACAGTATCATAGCACGTCATTCATCTTTAAGCAATTCATTTATCAAGTACGCCAATCACAGCTTTTTCCCATGCATGATGTAAcggagagaaaaataaaaaagtatctAGATAAGAAGTGGACTTGTGAATAAAGCATGCATGCATATCAACATAAGTATTTCACAATTGAGGATACGGATCTGATTCACGACGATTCAGCTTGCTGGCTACCTCTTTACCATGAATCCTAAGACTCGGTTCATCTATGTAACTGGCATGCTGAATCATTGGCCCCTTTCTGTCTCTTCCATCATACGCTTGTGACATACCAATACCGGAGAGAGGAGGTGCAACTGGTGAGTACTCCCCAGGCTCCATAGTTGGTAGATGCTCCCTCTTAAGTTTACGCCTCTTGGATGCAGCGTTTAAATCCTCTTCTTTTAGAATGCTTGCTTTCTCTCTTTCCCTCTCTTCCACCTGCAGAAAAGAACAACAGCTGTATCAAATGTCCATTCTATTAGAACACCAGAAGATGTTAATGATTGTTGAGAAGCAaaccttaaaaaacaaaaattgagtgTTGTGAAACACAACTGttcaaaaccaacaaaaacCAAACCTAAGTTCTATAAGACAATGCATATGTATGTCAAAGTATACCAGTATAAatcagagttaatcaaaacCAGGAAGCAACCTTAGCTCAACCTGTACAACAAATAACTCCAGTTGAAACTCTAACCATAGAACCCCTATAATGTCTTAAACTATAACATTATACTAAAGTATTTCCCACATTTGTTGCATTTTAACATAGAAACCCATGTTCAGTAAATGCCTGCCACTCTTTTACTTGGTATCAAATTTTGGTCACCGAAGACACTTATCACAATTTTTCATGTTAATCCATGTTTAATAAGTAGTACAAAGAAATAAGCATACTGTATTTTAGTCTTTAAGtactaagaaattaaaaaaaaaaaaaaactagttcaGTGAATAGACAAAGGGACATATTGAGCCTCTAAAAAATCCATTATGACTAATGATTTTTTAAGCACATATCCACTAGTAAAACGTTTACACTAATCCATAGGAATTACGTCCTTTCACTATACTGTACATATCCTAGTAACACATCCAGTAAATTGAGAGAATTGGTATGCACTCTTAGAATTTGGATCTTAACATGCACAATATTGGTTCATACCTTCATTTCTTCACGCTTCCGATCACGAAAATCATCTTCTTTTCTACGTTTGGGATCATCCTGCAAAATCACAGTCTCTTCAGACCGTCTCAGTTCTTTTTCTTCATGCCTTGGAGAAAGTCTTTGAGAATGCCTTGTAGCTCCATACCTCCTATCAGCATCTTCATCACGCCTACCAGCCCCAAGAGATTGAGGAACCATATTAGGAGGTAAAGGGGGTGGCGGAGGCAAGCTTTGTCCATGGAAGCGGCCCTCAGCATGAGATTTTTCTATTGTTGCATCATTGTATCGTAATTTATTTCTATCATCCTTACTTCTATCATCCTTAGCCTTGTCAGGGAGTCTATTGAAACTCCTCTCACTACCCCTTTCTTGCACTCTCTCCACAGACCGTTCTCTTCCATATCTTTCTATCGACCTGTCCCTGGGTTTTTCTACAACAAAGTCATCACCACGAGACTTGTCCAGACGATCCAATCTTTCCCTGTGTTCCCTTTCATATCTATCAGTGCCTTTTTCTTTAGGCCTTTCCAATGTTTTATCACCTGTTCTGTATACACCAAGTTCATCTGGTCCCACTTTGTCATCAGCCAATCGAGGATCCATCAGCTTTTCTCTTTCAGAAAATCGAACTTCACCTTCTAAATCTCTTAGATCTATATCCCCTTTCCGTCGTTTACCTAGTCTGTCTAGCTCATCAACAGAACCAGCTCGCTTCTGAATTTTATCGCTAGACTTTGAGGTAGCTGTGTTTTCATGCCTAGGAGAATGAACTACACGAGAAGAGGATCCTCTTGTGAAGTCAGCAAACTCATTTACATCATCCTTCACCATAGAAAATTTGGCAGCTCCAACCTCTGCCTTTGATTCGTTACCAGAACCATCAAATGCAGTTGTTGCCGCTTGAGCCAAACCTTTTGCAGAACCTGAAACACTGTTACCATTAGCActaaatgaagaagaaatgtttGTTCCTGTGTGTCTTCCATCTGATGCATGGGTCTGAAGATCCTTGTCACTGCTTGAGGAACCAGAAGTTCTGGTAACAGTTTTTCCAGATCTACCATCTTCTTTCAAAGGATCTTGTTTTGATGGCTTCAAAAGTGAACCAGTAGCCACTGAACGTTGTTTCACAGAGGGTCTTGACTGAAAACAGGAGAACCAAATCATTATGGATAAACATAAAAGGAATAAAATGGAAAACAGGAGAAAAACAGGAATTTTAGCAGGGAGAGAATAAACACTCCAAAGCAAGTATGCACTAGAATTAGTGTCATCCTTGCCAGGAAGGTGTCCACCAGTATGAATGAAAcaacaattacaaaaaaaatatcagtttAGCAATGCGCACAGCTGCACCAAGGGAATAGGTTTTTGTAAATTAATGTACCATTGAAATTGGCATTGTGATACTACACACAATGAAACATACTATAATTACTTGAAACAATTGGATTTAGGAATTGCTTGAGATGTTTTGCCAAATTCTTTTGAGAACACAAACTTGGGTCTAAGTTATaaatttattagtttttaatGATTATTAGAAACTGTAAATTACAGAATAAGTTATTCAACTCTTCTATTATCAATACAGCTGGTAGTGGAACTTCTTCCTCCAGATAACATGTATTCACCCAGTCTCCTTTCCCACTACTAAAGAGGAAAGCTGAGGCAATTAGCAGCTAGTCAACAATGTGACAAGTGACACACAATGGATTACAGACAAGCCCATCATACAAATGGAAAATGCTAgctcaaaaataacaaaatgattAAATGCTACCTCAACATTTCTTGTAATGTGTTCATCCGGTGCCCTACTTATGGATTCTTCCACTTGCTTTTGATTTTCCACAGATTTTAATGCCCCAGATTGTCCAGCAGGTGAGGCTAGAGATGATTGTGCATCCACTCCATTCACCATTGAGCTACCCTTGAGTTTTCCGTGGCCAGAATCAGATTTTGTCGCTGTAAGGCTTTCAGTTCTCTCTGACTTCCCATCTgcagtttttgtttttactgtCTGGTCTTTGACTGTGTTTCCGGAGTCCAGATGTTTCCCACTGGCAGATTCAGTTTGAGAAAATTGAAGACCTATCCCACTTTGTACAGCGGCAGAATTTCCCGCTGCAGATTTAGTCATAGATGGTGCAGGCTTCAATTCAAGATAACCCATACCAAATTCTTCATCGGTAACCCAGGATGGCTGCATATTGAAAGAGATTAGTGTACTAAAACAGACAACAAATAAGCTTGAAATAAGATAACATCATACCTTCCTAGCAGCCAGTGCTGCTGCTACACCAGTTGCCAACACCTTAAGATCCTCTCTTTCATCACTTTTAATCTTAGCTACCTACATGGAAgatgaaatattataaataaaaaatgcatcaGTATTCAAAACAACCAAGTTTAATTTAGGGATAACTTACCCGCTTTTCAAGGTTTATCCCACTCTTCCGTGTAACAGGAAAAACACTAGAAATTTTAGTCAACATTATAAGAGCATTTCTAATCTCCATGTACTCGCTAGATTCTAGACACTGAATTAGTAACCGTGTGATTCTTTGACTCCATTTCCAGTGTACCTGTCGGCAATAAATAAAGAATATGAAATTGGTTCGTATACAGCATTATCTTATGTAAAGGTGGAAAGAACAAGGCAAGCCCCACAAAAATAATTGAGAAAAATCTGGACAACAGAGGCAAGGAAACAATTACGAGCAGCTGTAAACTAGCAAACAGATGAACTTGCCTTAATGAACTGTCCATATGTAACTCGCTGGCCGTTAGGATTTCTATAATAAACAGCAAATCCCGGCATGTTTCCACACTCACGTTCATAAATAGATTCATCACTCTGGAGATAATAAAAGGAAGAAACAAAGATGAACGTAAATATTAGAATAATTGAACAAGCCCTGAAAAGCTATAAAAAAtttgtgaaaataaaattataaaaagtacACAAATTGTTACCTTCCAATGGTAAGCAATCTTCAAAGTCTCATAGAGAAACCTGCCAAGCCTGCCAACCTCATATTCAGTGCAGCAGCATATCATTGGTTGAAGGGTTTTGCAAATAAGAACATCAATGTGGTTGACTGTGTTAAAAAAAGGGGTTCCAAGGGAATGAAGTTTGTGTACAAACATAGCACAATAGACAGCATCTGGCATACTGAAAGTACAGCGTGGAAATATACAACGCTGAAGAAACTCCATGTTAATCTTCAAGGTATCAGGACAGGAACTTAACCATTTGTCTTTCTCATGAAAAAGCCGCCTGCTGACAGATACGACGTTCTCTTCATGTTTATGCAGTTCACTACTCAGACGATCAAGAGATTCTTGaattctttccttttctttcttcctcttgGTGATTGCTGAGCTTGAATTGTCAGAAAGCTCCTCCAAAGATTTAAGATTAGCATGCAGCTTGGCTATTTCTGACTCATAACGGTTTTTTGGAACGTGCAGGTCATATAATGTAAGACCCCAAAATGTTGCATAAAGATCGGGAGATAGGCTATTCCATGTTTTTGGAGGCAACATGGTTTTAACAGTATCAAGAAGATCTGACCAACTGCATGcaataataaaatagtaaataccAATCCCCAAAATAGCAGAAATAAACCTTGAATATCTCATTAACTAttgattatattgaattattGACCGGAAAGTTCAGGTTACAATCCCTTATATAGGGCAGTTTTACCTACACTCACAATTGAGTTAACCTTCACCCTAGTAACTGCCGGTGCCAGTTGAATAGAATAGAACTACCTTTAGCCACGCGGGCAGAACTGAAACTAACAGTTGAAGCTTCTAGAGCTCAGCAGAAGGTTCTAAAATCTTAGAATACAAACTGAGGCAGTAATATACTTGTGATTGCCTAAATTCCTTATACATTCACACAGAATGGCATCTAAATCCATCTTGCATACTGGAGAGTTCAACATGACAATGCCACatgaaagttataaaaaaatacagggTAAAAGTTTAGAATTATAACCTAATGGGATTTTTGTTGGAGCCAATATCTAGAACCATACTACCAGAATAATCTGTAGGGTCAGGCTCAAAGTTTGTGGATGAATCACTTGCAGAATATTTATCTTCCATGGGCCAGCAAACATCGGGAGTCTTCTGAGACTTGAAAAGTCTCATAACAGGGCGATATATCAAGAAAGCAACCTGACCAGAAAAAAGGAATTAAAGGCAGGTTCGGGTAAAAGAACCATATGCCGTAAAAGCTGAAACTCGAGGGAAAACCAGAACAGAAATATAGATGATGACATGAGGTAATGAAGTTTATCAGAAACGTAAAGACAGAAGGGAAACAAAAACCTCAGGGTCCAAGTGGTAAAGATGGATCAAGTCATCAAGAGAGGGAATAAGAATAGCATAATTTGATCCTGGTGTGACTGCACTGCCTAGAAAATCCACATATTGAAGGAGAGTTCCATGGCATCTATCAAACTGTTCGCTGACCATCTTGATGTAGGGTGCATCTGCATTGACGAGAACCCTGCAAAAACATCAAATttcagaataatttttttttttttttgaagaagctaaattagcccacccaaattgACACTAGAGGGAatcaaacctgagaccttgaggaggagcacactcccaagtCCCAAGCCAAtgccactaggccaacccaagtgggtttcaGAATAAAATATTGATCATCAGCTCTAACATTTTTAAGTTTAAGAGCTTACAGAGAACGATGTTGAGCAAGAAGAAGCAAGAGGGGGGTTGCCAACTTCGGTTCATCTTTCGGAAGTAATGCATCTCTAAGTCTGCTAGTTGACTTTATCAATGCCTGCATAATTATTAGATATCTTAGTAACTTACAAAGTCAATCCACATAAAATTGGGTATAACTGCTCTGCAGTTGAACTTCAAAGCAAGATATATCATTAACTAGaggttgaaaaaatataaacaccAAACACAATTCAAACAGGAGGCATCCTCTCTGCTTTCTATTCAGTATTCAGTGAAGTTATGAAAAAAGATCAACCATGAAATCGCTACTTAATCACAGTTCACATCGGTCCATTTTAAGCTCAATCAATTATGCAACTAACAAAAAGATGTTCATTGTATGCCTTcacttaattttcaaaaaccaaaTGCAAACAAGTGTTCATTAGTTAGACAAGTACAAAAAAACTGGGCCAGTGTAAATTAAAACAGTACCGACAAAATTGTCTCCCTTTCACCTAGATTAGAATTTCAATCTGTCGAGTGTCATTTCATTAATCTCTTGCTTTCCTAAACCTTTTAAGATTTACATTTTGTACCTTATTATTTCGGGTCATCCCAAAAGAAGTTGCTTGATATTTCAGAGTCTCACTCCCTGCCATAGCGTCCAGCTGCTCCTCCGTCAAGTTCTCTGTGTACTGAACATTTGCCATTTGTTGGATGAGCTCCTAAAAAACCAGCAAAAATATTCAATAACGAACAGTATTTGGTATTTCATGAGTCATATCTCACACAATAGTAttcttcattaaaaaatcaacaaagaaaaagaaccTGCAATAGAACAAGCTCAATTCCTTGTCCCCTTTTTAACTGGTTCACAAGATACTGGAAAAGGCCCCGCAATTCCATTGATGGGTACTTCTTACATCTATCATAAAAAGACGTTTTGTAATCATGGAAATGTTCAAAGAATATCACGCTATTGAAATAATATACACAAACTCATGAAAATGTTCAAAGAATATCATGCTCTTGAAATAACATACAAAAAACGTTATACACAATTCTGAACAAAAACAGGCAATGATGGAGTCGAGATCAACCAACTCAAACTATTTATAACAAAATGCACGGACATTgacctaaataaataaaaaatggacaCTGAATCTTACAACAAAACCGGCAAGAAattgcaagcatggtttcatcAACTAGAAACAGGTTTACTGAAGACCCTCTTAACTTGATATATAATAGATTAAAAAACAGGGCAGCAcagtgcactaaagctcccgcatacgcagggtctgGGACGGGGTCCCAACatttttggtgtattgtacacAGCCTTACCCTGTCttttacacaagaggttgtttccaggacttgaacccgtgaacTTTCAGTCacgtgacaacaactttaccgttgCGCCAAGGCTCCCCCTTTCTTGATATAGAAtagatttaaaaagaaaaattcatatataataaCTGCCACACATCCCAACAACTCTGCCCAAAGAATATGAAATCGGGTACTCCGCAGATGATTAATTTTCTCAACAATATAACCAGTGGCACATTCTGTTAAGACATGCTGCATACCAGGTCCTACTTGCACATAAAACTTGAGGGTCAATGATTTCGACCAAATTATTTGTCTTTATTTCGCATGCTATTtgttaaatttctttttcatgctcCATTACCCATTGTTTCCAAAATTATTTCTTATTGAGTGACTGCTGCTTGaattcatttataattaatattttccaGTCATTTAATACTGATCTCTTACATTTCACAGTTAACGACTTTGTCTAAGTACATGGTTTCTCTTTAATAAATAACTCAAATAAGCATACatactaaaaagtaaaaactgatattctttatctaaaaaaattatttatttttgtttactaAATCATGAAAGATAGATCATACCTTCCTCCAATTTCCTATTTTTACACAACATTATGCCATAACTTTATCAAGCAGATATTTTTTCATATCGTGTATTTTTAGAATCACGTATGTATGTTAAAAGTAGCTTATTAATAATATAACTACGGCCCTCTAAAGATGCACCTAACCATTAAACATATACTTCAGTTCACAAGCCGGAATTTAGAAAGCTAATACAGATTATAACCACACTCCAActctattttatattattaagcACTGAATACTATATAAATCAAGAGAATGCTTCAGAGGAAAAGAGGGCGAGAGAGaagaaaaccaaaccaaactgttCCAACTTCCAAGGCCCTATCCCTCCAAAGCAAAAACAAATTTCTAGCGGAATAATGGCCCCCATAGTTGTTTAGGATTTACAAGTATGCTCAGCAAACATAATGCAGCGGCAAGCAAATCAATCTTCATTACCGAAGTATGTATACCCACGCAAGACCAGATATTACAAAAATATGTTATGCTATCCATTTATCAGAACAAGGGAACTCAATCTCGATGTGCTATACAGACAACACAATCATGAATTATCCTGTTGTGGTGAACTATTGTAGGTCAACCAGGTAAACTACTGTTAAGTCAAATGAATTTTGTATTTTCTGAGTTCCTTGTATTTGAAGACGGAACGTACTATTATCTAACAGTACTGCTCCTCCATTATGTCCATTTGCAGATTAACAGCTACAGAGAGTTAATGGTTTCTTTCATATTTCGCGGTCTCCATTAGCATCACAGGGTGAAAGTAATAACTAATGGAGTATTCCACTTGCAAGAATGCTACTACCAACATAAGTTTCATCAGATGGATCCAACCTACAAATTATCAGCTCCATGCCAAGAACAAAGCATTCATGTTGAACAGTTGGGATTCCGCAATGACTAATCATCATAAAGTAATAGCCCAAATTAAACAGTCCAGGTTCTTCCTTCTCTACAAGGCCAAAAGCATAGGAATTTGGTCCCAAATTTTTTGAAACCCATGACCAATTATGCAAAGACAAAATGTTTAACGCATGGTATATGGATCTGTCCCCCTCCTGAATGTAAGTATCCCATAATAGCCGTTAAACTGTCATTTAATTATGGACATTAGAAATGACAGAGAAAACACGGCTATCATGCATACAATACAAATCATTCTTCACATTAAAATCACTCCATTCTTATATCTCTATTAGAGACTTCCAACATAGATCATTGAGAATCACAGATATCATGCATACAACACAGATGACTTCCAACTGATATTATTCCACTTTGTAAgcactcattcttttatctccAGTAACTAATTGTATTTGGTAACAGAACTGAGCTGCCCAGCTATCGAAGAGACATTAATAACCAACTTAACGAATAACTTCATTTAAATCAGATAATTCTCCATCTATCCTGGTAGAGTCCTATTGCAGCTGACAAGTCACTTGTACCTTAAGTGGCAATATTAACTGTATAAATAGTCCTTAAGAAATTACAAGGACAATGGACTAATGgaagtttgaactttgaactTTGAAAAGATAGCAAAGAAATGCCCACCCCTTTCGACCAATAAATATCTGTTCCACAATATCTGTCCCCAAATAACAGTAACTGCACATCATACAGCTGTCTGTGCATGCCCACCAACTGGCAAGCAGAGTGGTTTGAATTGATGTGAATTGCCGGTCAGGGATACAAAATGCTGCTATACCCAGCAATCCTGAATTTGCTAAGGTTGATCTGCAACCTGGAATTGGATACAAGGTACTCCGGACATATCTAAATTCTATAGGATGCCGTACATGTACAAAAATGACTAGGGAATGTTATTATCAAAGATACACATGACATGAttccataaaaaataagaatttgcAAGAAATAGCTATAAAAGTCAAATATCATCCGAAcaacatataaaagaaaaactgtTCCCATTATGCTttaatcaaagaagaaaacccAATAATATTCATTCACATATCCCGATACTAAATTTCAAAAGGATTGTAGTTGCTTCCTATAACTTAACCAAATGCACAGGATAACGTGTCAAGAAAACTAAATATAGTAGAAGAACAAAGGAAACAACTATACATACAGGTGGCCCCAGAAAGAAGCTAGAGATTGAAGCCAGTCTGACAAGTTAAGCCCGTCATCCTTCAACTTATCACGTCCTCCAAGTGCCAATCGCTCAATCACAACGTATTCCAATATATCATATTCAAGCTGTTATGACAAAAGAGTAAGGctccaaatcaaaatcaatctaCCAATATTGAAAACAACTTCCAAAAGCAGAACACGGTTAACgtataaaagaaataacaaat from Medicago truncatula cultivar Jemalong A17 chromosome 8, MtrunA17r5.0-ANR, whole genome shotgun sequence includes the following:
- the LOC11410144 gene encoding THO complex subunit 2, which encodes MSVPPVQCVFITEDCVREWKSSNNASFKLSQPVPLLRFLYELSWTMVRGELPFPKCKLALDSVVFSDKASPHKIASNFADIVSQMAQDLTLSGEFRSRLIKLARWLVESELVPVRLLQERCEEEFLGEAEFIKIKAQELKGKEVRVNTRLLYQQTKFNLLREESEGYAKLVTLLCRDSEAPTQKGSTSTIGIIKSLIGHFDLDPNRVFDIVLECFELQPDNDVFIELIPIFPKSHASQILGFKFQYYQRMEVSNPVPYGLYRLAALLVKQDFIDLDSIYAHLLPKDVEAFEHYSTFSSKRLDEANKIGKINLAATGKDLMDEEKTGDVTIDLFAALAMETDAVDERKSELQNNQTLGLLIGFLSVDDWYHAHVLFERLSALNPVEHIQICDSLFRLIEKSISSPYDVIRQAHLQNSGLSTGGSTDAMDVDNPSGHNSFIDLPKELFQMLGCTGPFLYRDTMLLQKVCRVLRGYYLSALELVSQGGALNPQFHVGNPNLHLKEARLRVEDALGACLLPSLQLVPANPAVGQEIWELMSLLPYEARYHLYGEWEKDDDRYPMLLATRQTAKLDTRRILKRLAKENLKQLGRMVAKLAHANPMTVLRTIVHQIEAYRDMITPVVDAFKYLTQLEYDILEYVVIERLALGGRDKLKDDGLNLSDWLQSLASFWGHLCKKYPSMELRGLFQYLVNQLKRGQGIELVLLQELIQQMANVQYTENLTEEQLDAMAGSETLKYQATSFGMTRNNKALIKSTSRLRDALLPKDEPKLATPLLLLLAQHRSLVLVNADAPYIKMVSEQFDRCHGTLLQYVDFLGSAVTPGSNYAILIPSLDDLIHLYHLDPEVAFLIYRPVMRLFKSQKTPDVCWPMEDKYSASDSSTNFEPDPTDYSGSMVLDIGSNKNPISWSDLLDTVKTMLPPKTWNSLSPDLYATFWGLTLYDLHVPKNRYESEIAKLHANLKSLEELSDNSSSAITKRKKEKERIQESLDRLSSELHKHEENVVSVSRRLFHEKDKWLSSCPDTLKINMEFLQRCIFPRCTFSMPDAVYCAMFVHKLHSLGTPFFNTVNHIDVLICKTLQPMICCCTEYEVGRLGRFLYETLKIAYHWKSDESIYERECGNMPGFAVYYRNPNGQRVTYGQFIKVHWKWSQRITRLLIQCLESSEYMEIRNALIMLTKISSVFPVTRKSGINLEKRVAKIKSDEREDLKVLATGVAAALAARKPSWVTDEEFGMGYLELKPAPSMTKSAAGNSAAVQSGIGLQFSQTESASGKHLDSGNTVKDQTVKTKTADGKSERTESLTATKSDSGHGKLKGSSMVNGVDAQSSLASPAGQSGALKSVENQKQVEESISRAPDEHITRNVESRPSVKQRSVATGSLLKPSKQDPLKEDGRSGKTVTRTSGSSSSDKDLQTHASDGRHTGTNISSSFSANGNSVSGSAKGLAQAATTAFDGSGNESKAEVGAAKFSMVKDDVNEFADFTRGSSSRVVHSPRHENTATSKSSDKIQKRAGSVDELDRLGKRRKGDIDLRDLEGEVRFSEREKLMDPRLADDKVGPDELGVYRTGDKTLERPKEKGTDRYEREHRERLDRLDKSRGDDFVVEKPRDRSIERYGRERSVERVQERGSERSFNRLPDKAKDDRSKDDRNKLRYNDATIEKSHAEGRFHGQSLPPPPPLPPNMVPQSLGAGRRDEDADRRYGATRHSQRLSPRHEEKELRRSEETVILQDDPKRRKEDDFRDRKREEMKVEEREREKASILKEEDLNAASKRRKLKREHLPTMEPGEYSPVAPPLSGIGMSQAYDGRDRKGPMIQHASYIDEPSLRIHGKEVASKLNRRESDPLYDREWDDEKRQRADQKRRHRK